Genomic DNA from candidate division WOR-3 bacterium:
AATATTGTTATTGTTAATACAGAAAGAAATGAGGAAGAAATATGTAAAAGAATGAGAGAAAAAGGTGTTTTAGCTCTTCCCTTTGGTAAAAACAGAATAAGATTTGTGACTCACAAGGATGTTTCTTCCTCTGATATTGAGTATGCCCTTTCAGTTATAAGGAGTATTTGATATGTGTGGAATAATAGGTTATTTAGAAAAAAAAGAAAGAAAGGATTTAGGCGAAGTTGCTTATATTTCCCTTGAAATGCTTCAGCACAGAGGTCAGGATGCAGCAGGTATATATACTTTTGAAGGGAATTTAATAAAGGGGCAAGGTTCAGTTGACCAGGTTTTTAGGAGGGAAGTTATAAAGAGTATAGAGGGAAGGGGTTTTATAGGGCAGACAAGGTATCCAACTACAAAAACAAAAGAAGAAGCTCAGCCAATTGAATATGAATCCCTTGCTATGGTTCATAATGGCCATATTTATAATGTTTCGGAAATTATTGAAAAATTTGGAAACCCAGGTTTTGAATCAGGAATAGATATTATTGCTTTTTTTTCAATATTTAAAAAGGAAAAGGATATTTTAAAATTTTCAGAAAGCTCTTTAAAAAATTTAAAAGGTGGCTATTCTCTTCTTGGAATTTTTAAAGATAAATATTTATTTGCCTTAAGGGACCCCTACGGCATAAGACCACTTTTTTATTCCTATGATGAAAATAGAATAGCTATCACTTCTGAAACAATTGTTCTTGAAAAACTTGGATTTAACGAATTTTTTGAACTTAAAAGGGGCAATCTTTTAATGATTGATAAAGATTTAAATATTAAAGAATATGAACATGTTGAAAAAGAAAATAAATTCTGTTCCTTTGAGATTGTTTATTTTTCAAGAACAACCTCAAAATATAAAGGTAAACAGATTTTTGAATACAGGGAAGAACTCGGTAAGGTTTTATGTAACCTATTTCTTGAATCTCACAAGAATTTTGATTTTAAGGATACAATAATTTCTCCTGTTCCTGAAACATCAAGGGCAGCAGCTGAGGGATTTTTTAAAAGATTGAAAGAAAAGGGTATAGAAATTCCCCTTGTGGATGTTCTTGAAAAACATAGATACGGGGGAAGGAATTTTATAAAGCCTTCTGAGGAAATAAGAAGAAGAGAGGTCTTCTATACCTTAACACCAATTGAAAAAAATGTGAGAAATAAAAAGATTATTTTGATTGATGATAGTATTGTAAGGGGAACAACATCCAGTAAGATGGTTAAATTATTGAGGGAAAAGGGAGCAAAAGAAATTCACCTTGCCATTACATTTCCACCTATAAGATATTCCTGTTTTTATGGAATTGATACCCCCACAAGAGAAGAACTGATCGCTTCCTTTAAGAGTGTAGAAGAAGTAGGTAGGGAAATAGGTGTAGATACTTTAACATATATGACACTTGAAGGTTTAAAGAAAGTTCTTGGTAATGAAATCTGTTATGCTTGTCATGATGGTTCTTATGTAAATATTTGAATGAAGCTTGTAATTGCGATACCCTCAAGATATTCTTCAAAAAGGTTTCCTGGAAAACCTCTTGCACTTATAAAAGGAAAACCGATGATTGAATGGGTTTATGAAAAAGCAAAAAAGGCAAAAGAAGTTCTTGAAAATTCCTTTGACTTGATTGAAATAATTATAGCAACTGATGATGAAAGGATAAAAAAAGTTTGTGAAAAATTTAATGCAAAAGTTATTATGACAGATTCTTCAATTCCTTCAGGAACAGATAGAATATATCATGCAACAAAGAATATGAATTATGATTATATAATGAATTTACAGGGAGATGAACCTACAATTTATGAAAAGGACCTTATAAGGTTGATAGAAGAAACAGTAAAAAATAATTATCCTTCAGCAACACTTATTTATAAAACAAATGAAAGTATTGAAAGCCCTGATACAGTTAAAGTTGTAATTGATAGGGAAGGTAAGGCACTTTATTTTTCAAGGGCAAAAATTCCTTATGGAAGGGATTTTAAACCTCCCTTTTATTTAAAGCATATAGGAGTTTATATTTACAGGAAGGATATATTAGAAAAATTTGTTAATTTAAAGGAAAGTTATCTTGAAAGTGTGGAAAAGCTTGAGCAACTAAGATTACTTGAAAATGGAATTCCCATCTATTGCATTTTTGCAGAAAGAGATACTGTGCCTGTTGATAGAAAGGAGGATATAGAAGAAGCTGAGAAATTTTTATGAGATGTGAAATATGTAAAAAAAATTTTGATTATATTCCTTTAATTTTAAGAATATGTAAAAATTGTTTGATTAATAATTTTGAAAATATAAAGGATAAATTAATTTCTATTCATAAAAAATCAAGGGAAAAATATGAACTTTCTTTTCCTGATAAAAAGGAAGGCATCAAGTGTTTTTTATGTGCAAGGGAGTGTATCTTGGGTGAGAATGAGAAGGGATTCTGTGGTTTGAGAATGGTTAAGGATAAAAAAATTTTAAATTTCTGTAAACATGATGAAGGTTTTTTTAAATTTTATTATGATCCACTTCCTACAAACTGTGTTGCTGACTTTGTTTGTTCAGGGCATAAGGCTTATGGTAAATATAATTTAGCGGTATTTTATGAAACCTGTTCCTTAAATTGTTTATTTTGTCAGAATTATCATTTTAGATTTACAAAGCCCTGGAAAGAGAGACCTTCTTCTTATGTTGAACTTGTGAAGGCTTTAAACCCTGATGTTTACTGTATTTGTTTTTTTGGTGGTGATCCGACAACGCAAGGTATTCATTCTTTAAAGCTTGCTGAGGAAGCTATTAAAATGGGAAAAGTTGTTTGTTTCGAATCAAATGGAATGTGGAACAGGAAAATACTCAAAAGGGTTTTAGATGTTGTTAAAAAAAGTGGAGGAATTTTAAAGTTTGATATTAAAGCTTTTTCACCTGAAGTTTATTTTGCTTTAACAGGAAGTGATGGTAAAAAGGTCTTTGAAAATTTTGAGTTTTCAGTAAATTATCTTAAAGAGTTTTCTTCAAAACATTTATGTGTATCAACTCTTATGGTTCCCGGTTATCTGGATGATTATGAAATTTCAAAAATTGCAGAGTTTATAGCTAAACTTAATCCAGAAATTCCCTATGCTTTACTTGCTTTTGCCCCACATTTTGAAATGAATGATGTAAGGCAGAATTATAAGAGGGAGGCAGAAAGATTTTATGAAATAGCAAAAGAAAAGGGACTTAAAAATGTAAGAATAGGTAATGTTTTTCTATTAAAATAGGAAAATCCATTTTACCTTTACACCTCCTATTCTTTCCAGATTTGAGAATTTTTGATTCTCATAGTTAAAGGAATGGTTATAAACCAAAAAGATCTTTGATTTTGGTTTTACCTCATAAGTGTAGTAAATTGAAGTTCTCAAATAGGTAAGTTTAGTTTTTTCCTTTTCAAATAATAAAGCAGGATTGAGATAAAATGTTAAATTCATAAAGGGAGTAAAGTTATAAGTTAAATAAATTTTGTTACTTGTTAAAGTTTGAATATAGGAATTTCTTTCATCAAATTCAGTCCATCCGTTTGTTTCAATTGAAAAATTAAATCTTCCTGTTGCTGGAAGTTCGAATCCAAAATAGGGTGTTAATGTATAGGCAAGATAGTTTCTTATATAATTCCAGTCATAGTTATAGTTTGTTCCAAAATAAAAGGTTATCTGTGTAAAATTGAAATTTATATTGAACCTAAGTGATTTGTATATGAATTCTGTATCTTTTTCAAAGGCTTTTCCTGTTCCTATGCTTAAATAAATCCAAGTATTTGGATTTCTTAAACCGATATTATTTTCGATAAAAAATAGATTAGAATTTCCCCTTTCTATACCTTCTTTAAGATAAAAGTAAACTGCTGATAGAGAATAATTAGAAATTATGCCTCTTTTATTAAATTTTAAATAAACTGGTCCAAAAAGAAAACTCCTGTCACCAGGATAAAAATTCTGGTACCCCATTTCGCTTATATCAATGTAATTATTAACATATTTTCCACTTAAAATTAAAACATAGTTTTCCTTAATGAAGATATTTCCTCCTGAACTGAGTAAGAAACCTATCCTTCCTTTTCCTTTTAAAGTAGAGATGGCCTGGTATGCTAACTGATTTCTTTGCCATCTTATTGCTCCATCAATATCACCTCCTAAGTAGTATTCATTTTTTTCAAGATTTTTCATGTAAGTAATCAAAAATCCTGATTCGGAATTAACTAAAAAATATCTTTTAAGTCTTAAAACATTCCAGAGGGTTTGATATGAAGTATCAAAGTCTCCATTTTTTCTTCCTGTTAAAACACTTAATATTCCTGTTTCATAAATATTTGATTTAAATGTATATTTAAGACCGCTCAATATTGGAACTTCACCTGTTCCATCAAGCATCTTTCTTCCTATTCTTCTTGAATAGAATATTTTTGCAGGTGAATAGAACCCCCAGTGTCCAGATCCTGAGGGTTCAAAAATGTTTTTTCCCTC
This window encodes:
- a CDS encoding amidophosphoribosyltransferase, which produces MCGIIGYLEKKERKDLGEVAYISLEMLQHRGQDAAGIYTFEGNLIKGQGSVDQVFRREVIKSIEGRGFIGQTRYPTTKTKEEAQPIEYESLAMVHNGHIYNVSEIIEKFGNPGFESGIDIIAFFSIFKKEKDILKFSESSLKNLKGGYSLLGIFKDKYLFALRDPYGIRPLFYSYDENRIAITSETIVLEKLGFNEFFELKRGNLLMIDKDLNIKEYEHVEKENKFCSFEIVYFSRTTSKYKGKQIFEYREELGKVLCNLFLESHKNFDFKDTIISPVPETSRAAAEGFFKRLKEKGIEIPLVDVLEKHRYGGRNFIKPSEEIRRREVFYTLTPIEKNVRNKKIILIDDSIVRGTTSSKMVKLLREKGAKEIHLAITFPPIRYSCFYGIDTPTREELIASFKSVEEVGREIGVDTLTYMTLEGLKKVLGNEICYACHDGSYVNI
- the kdsB gene encoding 3-deoxy-manno-octulosonate cytidylyltransferase, which encodes MKLVIAIPSRYSSKRFPGKPLALIKGKPMIEWVYEKAKKAKEVLENSFDLIEIIIATDDERIKKVCEKFNAKVIMTDSSIPSGTDRIYHATKNMNYDYIMNLQGDEPTIYEKDLIRLIEETVKNNYPSATLIYKTNESIESPDTVKVVIDREGKALYFSRAKIPYGRDFKPPFYLKHIGVYIYRKDILEKFVNLKESYLESVEKLEQLRLLENGIPIYCIFAERDTVPVDRKEDIEEAEKFL
- a CDS encoding radical SAM protein, which gives rise to MRCEICKKNFDYIPLILRICKNCLINNFENIKDKLISIHKKSREKYELSFPDKKEGIKCFLCARECILGENEKGFCGLRMVKDKKILNFCKHDEGFFKFYYDPLPTNCVADFVCSGHKAYGKYNLAVFYETCSLNCLFCQNYHFRFTKPWKERPSSYVELVKALNPDVYCICFFGGDPTTQGIHSLKLAEEAIKMGKVVCFESNGMWNRKILKRVLDVVKKSGGILKFDIKAFSPEVYFALTGSDGKKVFENFEFSVNYLKEFSSKHLCVSTLMVPGYLDDYEISKIAEFIAKLNPEIPYALLAFAPHFEMNDVRQNYKREAERFYEIAKEKGLKNVRIGNVFLLK
- a CDS encoding sugar-binding protein, with the protein product MEIFLIIFNLNALFFDKGIKFDGEVDSIWKVSDSIMVDKMFYPFYDSTSTYKTTVKSIYDENNLYFLIKINYKEEKPRKELSGKKDKISIYIDPLLSKVNAYYFAIYLDGKRQDGILTQDGRNFDDSWDSVWENVSKIIKNEKGEYIYISEIKIPFKTINFSKDKNEWGFQVKTEFYKTKEVNYYILPDQKEDLRVSKFGLLKNINPPLKGYGIEFYPVCLFKNDYYHRRDENLKGEFHPWIGSDILYRKENHTLNLAVLPDFAEIESDPFTMSFSKYEIYYPERRPFFIEGKNIFEPSGSGHWGFYSPAKIFYSRRIGRKMLDGTGEVPILSGLKYTFKSNIYETGILSVLTGRKNGDFDTSYQTLWNVLRLKRYFLVNSESGFLITYMKNLEKNEYYLGGDIDGAIRWQRNQLAYQAISTLKGKGRIGFLLSSGGNIFIKENYVLILSGKYVNNYIDISEMGYQNFYPGDRSFLFGPVYLKFNKRGIISNYSLSAVYFYLKEGIERGNSNLFFIENNIGLRNPNTWIYLSIGTGKAFEKDTEFIYKSLRFNINFNFTQITFYFGTNYNYDWNYIRNYLAYTLTPYFGFELPATGRFNFSIETNGWTEFDERNSYIQTLTSNKIYLTYNFTPFMNLTFYLNPALLFEKEKTKLTYLRTSIYYTYEVKPKSKIFLVYNHSFNYENQKFSNLERIGGVKVKWIFLF